One genomic region from Corvus hawaiiensis isolate bCorHaw1 chromosome 21, bCorHaw1.pri.cur, whole genome shotgun sequence encodes:
- the SNAPC4 gene encoding snRNA-activating protein complex subunit 4 isoform X3, with the protein MVMSHLSDDDNEDDDDEDSHAEMEVEREEDSSDDDDDDIESLPQDPETCLQMNYVYQEIIKEKIEEVELLIAQNKEQQKEIMCELDGSKTAKAGDGRNLPANVFLGHFMKPYFKDKTTGIGPPSNEDAKEKAAQGIKSFEQLHSAKWKTREKTLLQKSVVSDRLQRLLQPKLLKMSYWNQKLEKVKTETEKQTLEKQIKGLEQEIESINQLPESDLIGNRFDEHDWDKISNIHFDGQRSSEELRKFWQNWEHPSINKKEWTEEEIERLKQIAAKHNYLDWQTIAQELGTNRTPFQCLQKYQIYNKDLKRKEWTKDEDQMLLELVQEMRVGSHIPYKKIAYYMEGRDSAQLIYRWTKNVDPSLKKGPWTAEEDAMLMAAVTKYGAKDWYKIRTEVPGRSDAQCRDRYLKALHWDVKKGKWSLEEEEQLIELVQKHGLGHWSKIASELPHRTGSQCLSKWKLMIGAKKKRSGATKRRHAEESSSPSESSSEEDMELNLTDSSEEEEVTSTTRKKEYAVPSIDLWIPTGTDMQEATGERYQIQSLLSAARAGAGTSCSDIPRAACDGDRAADKSSELYTLLKGIAQPHSTDVVVKNAAEVMARASQSGKQVLQVSLEDVRTILKNNTSFQRRLMLRPPGSLLAKPPGVGAAVGQDVQGLQELPKRAQRWAREHWKRLSLDRKLLMAVTPWVGNVLLPRTLQAGRMAFHQTKAAAIQEKVKSVSLTSTPLFALLIQLFQIDTKGCMKIIKERKLRQLELLKANARSPQQASQNTETPSGNSSQPCSQRNSQRGIPRNTVRRPLALRAREPSTGALESCAAVQGQGRKAKTVLELLREKRLRESQAKKAMQRTVLVAPQVLVSGPLIIQHPPQQIIPSAQAASKPAAAAGTDSQVQGSPLPTRTSSAGSASALVPENHSSAVPETGESPGCSQGTDLQSKKELKEQALESSPEGRGFPGMDPSAAEKAPDQRGCNGQITASSSASAVLQNQAFVPQQITVVPLGLESGTNKLSLSTPVTCELKSNGPQQRPVSLLPALVTPQAGSPVMPNSILPLAWVVTPQALLPSAVQTVVGVPQGMPGAAGGSQCQPAVTSTGNVCGLGGTPAGTNPPQPSSAETKGPSSQLAGVPLGKDDQSTVLLPVASVSPGCSTSSVSAVTPSCSDGSSMAPDSSAPPAAPPADSPAPCAVVLPQTQPPASTQGSDSQPVPSLTSLGKSSDSVTTKRSSSNPDSIRKCVVLQPGAAAPHSNVPGSSGYSDAQARKKRPIASKPPSADVPPQPSTSSAEKNLLDFSLVSLEDEGLVKEWLSGKRGVQVPSLQTRLPYLPPFLCNIKTLSKLLVQKAALEEQAASLLPSEASGDGGTGDVFHAIGELVQQKLGDNPAYLLLKARFLAAFTLPAVLATLPPPKVTTTLSASRKQYEESDDEEWQSEKEVSEEESCGNELTGVQEDWRLGDEPGDKDLDLLNQGMRAEESAAQSALGSCTDVADARAPQIRRSARFRKRRRL; encoded by the exons ATGGTCATGTCACATCTCTCTG ATGATGataatgaagatgatgatgatgaagattCTCATGCTGAAATG GAagtggaaagagaagaagacagcagtgatgatgatgatgatgatattGAAAGCCTGCCACAGGATCCAGAAACCTGCCTGCAGATGAACTATGTGTACCAGGAAATTATCAAGGAAAAGATTGAGGAAGTGGAGCTGCTCATtgcacaaaacaaagaacagcAG AAGGAAATCATGTGTGAGCTTGATGGTTcaaaaacagcaaaggcaggagaTGGCAGAAATCTACCAGCAAATGTGTTTTTGGGTCATTTTATGAAGCCATACTTTAAGGATAAAACAACAGGAATT GGCCCTCCTTCCAATGAAGATGCCAAGGAAAAGGCAGCTCAGGGCATAAAATCCTTTGAACAACTGCATTCAGCCAAGT GGAAAACTAGAGAGAAGACGCTGCTGCAGAAGTCCGTGGTGAGCGACCGCCTGCAGCGCCTGCTCCAGCCAAAGCTGCTCAA GATGAGTTACTGGAATCAGAAACTGGAGAAAGTCAAGactgaaacagagaaacagaccttggaaaagcaaatcaAAGGCTTGGAGCAAGAAATAGAGTCAATTAA CCAACTCCCAGAAAGTGACTTAATAGGAAACAGATTCGATGAGCATGACTGGGACAAGATTTCAAACATCCAT TTTGATGGACAACGTAGCTCAGAAGAACTGAGGAAGTTTTGGCAAAATTGGGAGCATCCAAGCATCAACAAAAAGGAATGGACTGAGGAGGAAATAGAGAGGCTGAAGCAGATAGCTGCTAAACACAACTACCTGGACTGGCAGACCATTGCCCAGGAGCTGGGG ACAAACAGGACACCTTTCCAGTGCTTGCAGAAGTACCAAATCTATAACAAagatttaaaaaggaaagaatggaCCAAGGATGAGGATCAGATGCTTTTAGAGCTTGTTCAAGAGATGAGAGTGGGAAGCCATATCCCATACAAGAAAA TTGCTTATTACATGGAAGGAAGAGATTCTGCTCAGCTGATTTACCGCTGGACAAAGAATGTGGACCCCAGCTTGAAGAAAGGACCCTGGACAGCAGAGGAAGATGCT ATGCTGATGGCAGCAGTTACGAAGTACGGGGCGAAGGACTGGTACAAAATCCGCACGGAGGTGCCGGGCAGGAGCGACGCCCAGTGCCGAGACCG GTACTTAAAAGCATTGCACTGGGATGTAAAGAAAGGCAAGTGGAGcttggaggaagaggagcagctgaTTGAGCTGGTTCAAAAACATGGCCTGG GTCACTGGAGTAAAATAGCTTCCGAGCTGCCACATCGGACTGGCTCCCAATGCCTGAGCAAGTGGAAACTCATGATTGGTGCTAAG AAGAAAAGATCTGGGGCGACCAAACGGCGTCATGCTGAGGAGagctccagcccttcagagagcagcagtgaggaggaCATGGAGCTGAACTTGACAGACAgctcagaggaggaggaggtgaccAGCACCACAAGGAAGAAGGAGTATGCAGTCCCCAGCATTGACCTGTGGATCCCAACAGGGACTGACATGCAGGAGGCAACGGGAGAGAGATACCAAATCCAgtccctcctctctgctgcgAGGGCTGGTGCAGGGACCAGCTGCAGTGACATTCCAAGGGCAGCCTGTGATGGAGACAGAGCTGCTGATAAATCCTCTGAGCTGTACACCCTGCTGAAGGGCATTGCACAGCCCCATTCCACAGACGTGGTGGTGAAGAATGCAGCAGAAGTGATGGCCAGg GCTTCCCAGAGTGGAAAACAAGTGCTGCAGGTCAGCCTGGAGGATGTGAGAACAATATTAAAGAATAACACGAGCTTCCAGAGGAGACTT ATGCTAAGACCTCCTGGCAGCCTTTTAGCCAAACCCCCTGGAGTGggtgcagctgttggccaggatgtccaggggctgcaggagctgccaaaGAGAGCTCAGCGCTGGGCCAGGGAGCACTGGAAGCGGCTGAGCCTGGACAGGAAGCTGCTGATGGCAGTGACCCCCTGGGTGGGCAATGTGTTGCTGCCCCGCACCTTGCAGGCTGGGAGGATGGCTTTTCACCAGACAAAAG ctgctgctatTCAAGAGAAGGTTAAGTCAGTCAGTCTTACTAGCACTCCCCTGTTTGCACTGCTCATTCAG CTCTTCCAGATTGATACCAAAGGCTGTATGAAAATTATTAAGGAGAGGAAGCTGAGGCAGTTGGAGCTGCTTAAGGCTAATGCAAGGAGTCCTCAGCAG gcTTCCCAAAATACGGAGACTCCTTCAG gCAATTCATCCCAGCCTTGTTCCCAGAGGAATTCCCAGCGGGGCATACCAAGGAATACTGTCAGGAGACCTCTTGCCTTGAGAGCACGAGAACCTTCCACTGGTGCCTTGGAGAGCTGTGCAGCCGTGCAGGGGCAGGGGCGGAAGGCTAAAACTGTCTTGGAATTGCTGCGAGAGAAGCGTTTAAGGGAGTCCCAGGCCAAGAAGGCCATGCAGAGGACAGTGCTGGTTGCCCCACAGGTGCTGGTTTCAGGGCCTCTGATAATCCAGCACCCACCACAGCAAATCATTCCCTCTGCACAAGCAGCAAGcaaacctgcagcagctgctggtacAGATAGCCAAGTACAGGGTTCACCATTGCCCACAAGGACTTCTTCTGCAGGTTCTGCTTCTGCGCTCGTGCCTGAAAACCAttcctcagcagtgccagaaaCTGGGGAAAGCCCTGGTTGCTCACAAGGGACAGATCTACAGTCTAAGAAGGAGCTAAAAGAGCAAGCTCTGGAAAGCAGCCCTGAAGGAAGGGGTTTTCCGGGCATGGATCCATCTGCAGCAGAGAAGGCCCCAGACCAGCGAGGGTGCAATGGTCAAATCACAGCCAGTAGCTCAGCTTCAGCAGTGTTGCAAAACCAGGCTTTTGTGCCACAGCAGATCACAGTGGTGCCCCTTGGCCTGGAGTCTGGCACCAACAAATTGTCCCTTTCCACTCCAGTCACCTGTGAGCTGAAGAGTAATGGGCCACAGCAGAGGCCAGTCAGCCTGCTGCCCGCTCTTGTCACTCCACAAGCTGGTTCACCCGTGATGCCCAACAGCATCCTGCCCTTGGCGTGGGTTGTCAccccccaggctctgctccccagTGCTGTGCAGACTGTGGTGGGTGTTCCCCAAGGAatgccaggtgctgctgggggaaGTCAGTGTCAGCCAGCTGTGACTTCCACTGGCAATGTCTGTGGTTTGGGAGGGACTCCAGCTGGAACAAATCcacctcagcccagcagtgcagagACAAAAGGGCCAAGTTCCCAGCTGGCAGGAGTTCCTTTGGGAAAGGACGACCAGTCCACAGTTCTCTTACCTGTGGCCTCAGTGAGTCCTGGATGCAGCACATCCAGCGTTTCTGCTGTAACCCCCTCATGTTCAGATGGCTCCTCCATGGCTCCAGactcctctgctcctccagctgctcctccagctgacAGCCCAGCCCCGTGTGCTGTGGTGCTGCCCCAAACACAGCCCCCTGCCAGCACTCAGGGCTCTGATTCCCAGCCCGTGCCCAGTCTCACCAGCTTGGGAAAGAGCAGTGACTCTGTCACAACAAAGAGATCATCCTCCAATCCAGACAGCATCAGGAAGTGTGTTGtgctccagccaggagctgcagctcctcacagcaaTGTCCCAGGGAGCTCTGGTTACTCTGATGCCCAGGCACGGAAGAAGAGACCCATTGCCTCCAAACCACCAAGTGCTGATGTCCCTCCCCAGCCAAGCACTTCCAGTGCAGAGAAAAATCTCCTTGACTTCAGCCTGGTCTCCCTGGAGGATGAGGGGCTGGTGAAGGAGTGGCTGAGTGGGAAACGAGGGGTCCAGGTGCCATCACTGCAGACCAGGCTGCCTTATTTGCCACCTTTTCTCTGCAACATAAAAACCCTCTCAAAGCTCCTTGTGCAGAAAGCAGCCCTGGAAGAACAAGCAGCCTCTCTCCTGCCCTCTGAGGCCAGTGGGgatgggggcactggggatgtCTTCCATGCTATTGGAGAACTGGTGCAGCAGAAACTGGGTGATAACCCTGCTTACCTCCTGCTGAAAGCCAGATTCCTGGCAGCCTTCACACTCCCAGCTGTCCTGGCAACTCTGCCTCCTCCCAAAGTGACAACAACTCTGTCAGCCAGCAGGAAGCAATATGAGGAGAGTGATGACGAGGAGTGGCAGAGTGAGAAAGAAGTGTCTGAGGAAGAGAGCTGTGGGAATGAATTAACAGGAGTACAGGAGGATTGGAGACTTGGGGATGAGCCTGGAGACAAAGATCTTGATTTACTAAACCAG GGCATGAGGGCTGAAGAGAGCGCTGCTCAGTCTGCCTTGGGCTCCTGCACTGATGTGGCTGATGCCAGAGCTCCTCAAATCAGGAGAAGTGCCCGcttcaggaagaggaggaggttaTGA